A single region of the Aurantiacibacter sp. MUD11 genome encodes:
- a CDS encoding phosphoribosylanthranilate isomerase, translated as MAEQLIKICGLTTEETIDAAVEAGATHVGLVHFEPSPRHLSIEDAARMRVRVPKSVKVVLLTVNMDPKATAAALQEVQPDVLQLHGKETPEWLSLIKDNSELEVWKAVGVKDRTTLEKAAKYKDSAHRLLYDAAAGALPGGNGLALDWRLLLNHRHVLPWGLAGGLGPSNVADAIRYTGAPLVDASSGLESEPGKKDIGKIKAFCEAAREARAKAA; from the coding sequence ATGGCTGAACAGCTGATCAAGATTTGCGGTCTCACGACCGAGGAAACCATCGACGCCGCAGTGGAAGCGGGGGCGACCCACGTCGGTCTCGTGCATTTCGAGCCGAGCCCGCGTCACCTCTCCATCGAAGACGCGGCCCGGATGCGTGTGCGCGTGCCGAAGTCGGTGAAGGTCGTCCTGCTGACCGTGAACATGGACCCGAAGGCGACGGCGGCCGCGTTGCAGGAAGTGCAGCCCGACGTCCTGCAACTGCACGGCAAGGAAACGCCCGAGTGGCTGAGCCTGATCAAGGACAATTCGGAGCTGGAAGTGTGGAAGGCGGTCGGCGTCAAGGATCGGACTACGCTGGAAAAGGCCGCCAAGTACAAGGATTCGGCGCATCGGCTGCTCTACGATGCGGCGGCGGGCGCGCTGCCGGGCGGCAACGGCCTGGCGCTCGACTGGCGGTTGCTGCTAAACCACCGCCACGTGCTTCCGTGGGGGCTGGCAGGCGGCCTTGGCCCGTCCAATGTCGCCGACGCCATCCGCTATACCGGCGCCCCGCTGGTGGATGCCTCCTCCGGCCTCGAAAGCGAGCCGGGCAAGAAGGATATCGGCAAAATCAAGGCGTTTTGCGAAGCTGCCCGCGAGGCACGCGCCAAAGCTGCGTGA
- a CDS encoding bleomycin resistance protein — protein sequence MADRATPNLPSRDFLKTERWYSKLGFAASYRSGHWLILQRGGLQLEFFPWPDLDPAQNNHSCCLRLDDLDALVAQCGEAGVPEAREGIPRLVPPQRDISGLTIAYLVDPDGSLLRLVQNPAGD from the coding sequence TTGGCTGATCGCGCCACCCCCAACCTGCCCAGCCGCGACTTCCTGAAGACCGAGCGCTGGTATTCGAAGCTGGGCTTCGCCGCTTCCTACCGTTCCGGCCATTGGCTGATCCTGCAACGCGGTGGCTTGCAGCTGGAATTCTTCCCCTGGCCCGACCTCGACCCGGCGCAGAACAACCATTCCTGCTGCCTCCGGCTGGACGACCTCGATGCGCTGGTGGCGCAATGTGGCGAGGCGGGAGTGCCGGAGGCACGCGAGGGCATCCCCCGGCTGGTCCCGCCGCAGCGCGATATCAGCGGGTTGACCATCGCCTATCTCGTCGATCCCGACGGCAGCCTGCTGCGACTGGTGCAGAACCCCGCCGGCGACTAG
- the pyrF gene encoding orotidine-5'-phosphate decarboxylase: MSNPVYLALDVPQLDAAKALCDKVKGHIGGVKLGLEFFCAHGTHGVHEIAHLGLPIFLDLKLHDIPNTVAGAMQALHVVEPAIMTVHASGGRAMMEDAKAAASENTKVVAVTMLTSLDENDLKRTGVSGTPHDHVMRLAELAEASGLDGIVCSGQEVKAVHKQWKDGFFVVPGLRPGGKATGDQKRVVTPRQARDDGASVLVIGRPISRADDPLQAARDIEATL; this comes from the coding sequence ATGAGCAACCCGGTCTACCTGGCACTGGACGTCCCGCAGCTGGATGCAGCGAAGGCGCTTTGCGACAAGGTCAAAGGCCATATCGGCGGGGTGAAGCTGGGGCTGGAATTCTTCTGCGCCCACGGCACCCACGGTGTGCACGAGATCGCCCATCTCGGCCTGCCGATCTTCCTCGACCTGAAGCTGCACGACATTCCCAACACCGTCGCCGGCGCCATGCAGGCCTTGCACGTGGTGGAGCCCGCCATCATGACCGTGCACGCCAGCGGCGGGCGGGCGATGATGGAGGATGCCAAGGCCGCGGCGAGCGAGAACACCAAGGTCGTTGCCGTCACCATGCTCACCAGCCTCGACGAGAACGACCTGAAGCGCACCGGCGTCAGCGGCACGCCGCACGATCACGTGATGCGCCTGGCCGAACTGGCAGAGGCCAGCGGGCTCGACGGCATCGTCTGCTCCGGACAGGAGGTGAAGGCCGTGCACAAGCAGTGGAAGGACGGCTTCTTCGTCGTTCCCGGCCTGCGCCCCGGCGGCAAGGCGACGGGCGACCAGAAGCGCGTCGTCACCCCGCGCCAGGCTCGCGACGACGGCGCTTCGGTGCTGGTGATCGGCCGCCCGATCAGCCGTGCGGACGACCCGTTGCAGGCCGCCCGGGATATCGAGGCAACGCTGTAA
- a CDS encoding LapA family protein: MQIVRTVIWVLLLVGLLLFSIANWDPTVTVRIWDGIVVDTKIPAVVIVSFLIGFVPMWLYHRGSRWRLTRKIASLENAARTAANTPVAPPPAEPAPAPSPAPVAEPAPEPAGESPLEPTHSGDEDKR; this comes from the coding sequence ATGCAAATCGTCCGCACGGTCATCTGGGTTCTGCTGCTGGTGGGACTGCTGCTGTTCTCGATCGCCAACTGGGACCCGACGGTCACCGTGCGCATCTGGGACGGCATCGTCGTCGACACCAAGATCCCCGCCGTGGTGATCGTGTCCTTCCTGATCGGCTTCGTGCCGATGTGGCTGTACCACCGCGGCAGCCGGTGGCGCCTGACCCGCAAGATCGCCAGTCTGGAGAATGCCGCGCGCACAGCTGCGAACACCCCGGTTGCCCCGCCTCCGGCCGAACCGGCCCCGGCTCCCTCACCCGCTCCGGTTGCCGAACCGGCGCCGGAACCTGCTGGCGAATCGCCGCTGGAGCCGACCCACAGCGGTGACGAAGACAAGCGATGA
- the purB gene encoding adenylosuccinate lyase: MVPRYARPAMTAIWDPETKYEIWFLIEAHATQKLAELGVVPESGAKALWDWWATKPKIDVEAIDEKERVLKHDVIAFLDWVADQVGPEARFMHQGMTSSDVLDTTLAVQLARATDILLEDMDALLEALKRRAEEHKYTATIGRSHGIHAEPTTFGLKLAQAYAEFDRCRERLVAARAEIATCAISGAVGTFANIDPSVEEYVAEQLGLSVEPVSTQVIPRDRHAAYFSTLAVIASSMERLAVEIRHLQRTEVLEAEEYFSPGQKGSSAMPHKRNPILTENLTGQARMIRSYALPALENVALWHERDISHSSVERFIGPDATITLDFALARLTGVVDKLLVYPERMQKNLDKMGGLVHSQRVLLALTQAGITRDNAYRLVQRNAMKVWESDGQLSLLELLKADPEVTAAMSEAELEEKFNLDYHFKHVDTIFDRVFKA; this comes from the coding sequence ATGGTCCCCCGTTACGCCCGCCCTGCCATGACTGCGATCTGGGATCCGGAGACGAAATACGAGATCTGGTTCCTGATCGAGGCGCACGCCACGCAGAAGCTGGCCGAGCTGGGCGTGGTGCCCGAAAGCGGCGCCAAGGCCCTGTGGGACTGGTGGGCCACCAAGCCCAAGATCGACGTCGAGGCGATCGACGAGAAGGAACGCGTGCTCAAGCACGACGTTATCGCCTTCCTCGACTGGGTGGCGGACCAGGTCGGCCCCGAGGCGCGCTTCATGCACCAGGGCATGACCAGCTCCGACGTGCTCGACACCACGCTGGCGGTGCAGCTGGCGCGCGCCACCGACATCCTGCTGGAAGACATGGACGCCCTGCTTGAGGCGCTGAAGCGCCGCGCCGAGGAGCACAAGTACACCGCCACCATCGGCCGCAGCCACGGCATCCATGCCGAGCCGACGACTTTCGGCCTCAAGCTGGCGCAGGCCTATGCCGAGTTCGACCGCTGCCGCGAACGGCTGGTCGCCGCGCGAGCGGAAATCGCCACCTGCGCCATTTCCGGCGCCGTGGGCACCTTCGCCAACATCGATCCGAGTGTTGAGGAATATGTCGCCGAGCAGCTGGGCCTGAGCGTCGAACCGGTCTCCACGCAGGTGATCCCGCGCGATCGCCACGCCGCCTACTTCTCCACCCTCGCCGTCATCGCGTCGTCGATGGAGCGTCTCGCGGTGGAAATCCGTCACCTGCAGCGGACCGAGGTGCTGGAGGCGGAGGAATACTTCTCGCCCGGCCAGAAGGGCTCGTCGGCCATGCCGCACAAGCGCAACCCGATCCTGACCGAGAACCTGACCGGACAGGCGCGCATGATCCGTTCCTATGCCCTGCCCGCGCTGGAGAACGTGGCGCTGTGGCACGAGCGCGATATCTCGCACTCCTCCGTCGAGCGTTTCATCGGCCCCGACGCCACCATCACGCTGGACTTCGCCCTCGCCCGCCTCACCGGCGTGGTCGACAAGCTGCTGGTCTATCCGGAGCGGATGCAGAAGAACCTCGACAAGATGGGCGGCCTTGTCCACTCGCAGCGCGTGCTGCTGGCCCTCACGCAGGCCGGCATCACCCGCGACAACGCCTACCGCCTCGTCCAGCGCAACGCCATGAAGGTGTGGGAATCGGACGGCCAGCTGTCGCTGCTCGAACTGCTAAAGGCCGACCCGGAAGTGACCGCCGCCATGAGCGAGGCGGAGCTCGAGGAAAAGTTCAACCTCGACTACCACTTCAAGCACGTCGACACGATCTTCGACCGCGTGTTCAAGGCCTGA
- a CDS encoding DUF3857 domain-containing protein, which translates to MYKSIAVLPLVAIAWSAPVLAGEEPLYADAPDYVAPVDLDAAIAAGEEVVIYDRHYRLEDGVVTQYSDVAYEMRSTESLRRFGTLQFGWLPDKGDLIIHRLEIIRDGETIDVLEQGAEPQILRRERRLERQSLDGALTAAIPIPGLQVGDVLRYSISTTLADQALEREMQAQARLTAEPARLGFGRVVFSWPEDEDIHWRAVGQAGEHEVVTRGGYDLIEVTLPIEEPEEMPEDAPGRYHLNPGIQVGTFGSWRDVSRVMAPHFATEGTIDPEGPIAEEIDRIRQTTGDKTEQAALALQLVQDEINYLLNGLDGGNYLPQMPEETWQLRYGDCKAKSMLLLAMLRELGIEAVAILVDTNNSDAASAVLPQPAAFNHMIVRAEIDGTTYYLDGTSAGTRLDTMYEVPDYTYALPLIEGGAELARVEQRWPIAPDQIVRVTHDMSGGVDLPGLYEIEVETRGVYAARMREQAAETNPLVVLSNAHGFLSEIVPGVLYDAEYSYDEASGVGTLRARGFEMDTFAIDRDTATHAISSATTNWAFNPDRARRAWRDIPYMVGGPLTVAFESTYILPDGGEGLQINGTPTLDEVTAGTRYSRSISVEGDRVLLEDSYSYIPREIAAEDIPAERAKMRQLVSGDPQIAINEPVRAWELDDAELTARMERFEEPLEAVLAIEEDNSGYPLMAGIVRLYGRDYDGAIAHFDHALELEESPQGHILRANALTQLGRYEEALASAERAHDLQGDLETAALLATALSEVDRTEEALDLLDSLGLAGQEATTVASLWADLSGKAGRQEEAWERLSEVLLDRPGDGAVLNSQCWLAGTWQTNLDQAGDICDEAVTASNYSASVLDSRALYHYRAGNTDAAMADLEAALRKQPGIAASLFLRGIIRLEQGDEDGLEDIVHARRIAPMIDRQYAEYGLTPEV; encoded by the coding sequence ATGTACAAGTCCATTGCCGTCCTGCCGCTCGTCGCCATCGCGTGGAGCGCGCCTGTCCTTGCCGGTGAAGAGCCGCTCTACGCCGATGCGCCCGATTACGTCGCGCCGGTCGATCTCGACGCCGCCATCGCCGCGGGCGAGGAAGTGGTGATTTACGACCGGCATTACCGGCTCGAGGACGGGGTGGTGACGCAATATTCGGACGTCGCCTACGAAATGCGCTCCACCGAATCGCTGCGCCGCTTCGGCACGCTGCAATTCGGCTGGCTGCCGGACAAGGGCGACCTGATCATCCATCGCCTGGAAATCATCCGCGACGGTGAGACCATCGACGTGCTGGAGCAGGGCGCCGAGCCGCAGATCCTGCGCCGCGAACGGCGGCTGGAGCGCCAGTCGCTCGACGGTGCGCTGACCGCCGCCATCCCGATTCCCGGTCTGCAGGTGGGCGACGTGCTGCGCTATTCGATCAGCACCACGCTGGCCGACCAGGCGCTGGAGCGCGAAATGCAGGCGCAGGCGCGGCTGACTGCCGAGCCTGCGCGGCTGGGTTTCGGCCGGGTGGTGTTCTCGTGGCCGGAGGACGAGGACATCCACTGGCGCGCCGTCGGCCAGGCGGGCGAGCATGAGGTGGTGACGCGCGGCGGATACGACCTGATCGAGGTCACCCTGCCGATCGAGGAACCGGAAGAGATGCCCGAGGATGCGCCGGGCCGCTATCACCTCAATCCCGGCATCCAGGTCGGCACCTTCGGCAGCTGGCGCGATGTCAGCCGGGTGATGGCGCCGCATTTCGCCACCGAGGGCACGATCGATCCGGAAGGGCCGATTGCCGAGGAAATCGACCGCATCCGCCAGACCACCGGCGACAAGACCGAGCAGGCGGCGCTGGCGCTGCAGCTGGTGCAGGACGAGATCAACTATCTTCTCAACGGCCTCGACGGCGGCAACTACCTGCCGCAGATGCCCGAGGAGACCTGGCAGCTGCGCTATGGCGACTGCAAGGCGAAGAGCATGTTGCTGCTCGCCATGCTGCGCGAACTGGGCATCGAGGCGGTGGCGATCCTGGTCGATACCAACAATTCCGATGCCGCCAGCGCGGTGTTGCCGCAGCCGGCAGCCTTCAACCACATGATCGTGCGCGCCGAAATCGACGGCACGACCTATTACCTCGATGGCACCAGCGCCGGCACGCGTCTCGATACGATGTACGAGGTGCCGGACTACACCTATGCGCTACCGCTGATCGAAGGCGGGGCGGAACTGGCGCGGGTCGAGCAGCGCTGGCCCATCGCGCCCGACCAGATCGTGCGCGTAACCCATGACATGAGCGGCGGCGTCGACCTGCCCGGCCTCTACGAGATCGAGGTGGAGACGCGCGGCGTCTATGCGGCACGGATGCGCGAGCAGGCGGCGGAAACCAATCCGCTGGTCGTCCTCAGCAACGCCCACGGCTTCCTCAGCGAGATCGTTCCGGGTGTGCTCTACGACGCGGAATATTCCTATGACGAGGCAAGCGGCGTGGGGACGCTGCGCGCGCGCGGCTTCGAGATGGACACCTTCGCCATCGACCGCGACACGGCGACCCATGCGATCTCCTCCGCCACCACCAACTGGGCTTTCAACCCCGACCGCGCACGCCGTGCATGGCGGGATATTCCCTACATGGTCGGCGGGCCGCTGACGGTGGCTTTCGAAAGCACCTATATCCTGCCCGATGGCGGCGAGGGTCTGCAGATCAACGGGACCCCAACGCTGGACGAGGTTACGGCGGGCACGCGCTACAGCCGCAGCATCTCGGTCGAGGGAGACCGCGTACTGCTGGAGGATTCGTACAGCTATATCCCCCGCGAAATCGCGGCCGAGGATATCCCCGCCGAGCGCGCAAAGATGCGCCAGCTGGTGAGCGGCGATCCGCAGATCGCGATCAACGAACCGGTCCGCGCCTGGGAGCTCGACGATGCCGAGCTGACCGCCCGGATGGAGCGTTTCGAGGAGCCGCTGGAGGCCGTCCTGGCAATCGAGGAGGACAATTCCGGTTATCCGCTGATGGCCGGCATCGTGCGCCTCTATGGCCGGGATTACGATGGGGCGATCGCGCATTTCGACCACGCGCTGGAGCTGGAGGAATCCCCGCAGGGACACATCCTGCGCGCCAATGCGCTGACCCAGCTGGGCCGCTACGAAGAAGCGCTGGCCTCTGCCGAGCGCGCGCACGACCTGCAGGGCGATCTCGAAACCGCCGCGTTGCTGGCCACCGCGCTGTCCGAAGTGGACCGTACCGAAGAAGCGCTCGACCTGCTCGATTCGCTGGGGCTGGCCGGACAGGAAGCCACCACGGTCGCCTCGCTGTGGGCGGACCTGTCGGGCAAGGCCGGGCGCCAGGAGGAAGCCTGGGAGCGCCTGTCGGAGGTGCTGCTGGATCGTCCGGGCGACGGCGCCGTGCTCAACTCGCAATGCTGGCTGGCCGGCACCTGGCAGACCAATCTCGATCAGGCCGGGGACATCTGCGACGAGGCGGTGACCGCGTCCAATTACTCGGCATCGGTGCTCGATAGCCGCGCGCTGTATCACTACCGCGCGGGCAATACCGATGCCGCCATGGCCGACCTCGAAGCCGCGCTGCGCAAGCAGCCCGGCATCGCCGCCAGCCTCTTCCTGCGCGGTATCATCCGGCTGGAGCAGGGCGACGAGGACGGCCTGGAAGATATCGTCCACGCTCGTCGCATCGCGCCGATGATCGACCGGCAATATGCCGAATACGGCCTGACCCCGGAGGTGTGA
- the radC gene encoding RadC family protein, with the protein MSQGDFLQDEPVSPPGKPGAAGHRARLRERLLGGGAEALADYEVLEYLLFGALARGDTKPLAKALLARFGTLAGVLNAEASALKQVKGISDASVGQIKIAALVARRMARSEVQDKPVLGSWQSLLDYLAIDMAHLNVERVRVLYLNSRNRLLVDHHFGEGTIDEAAIHPREVIHRAMDLGASALILVHNHPSGNPEPSRADIDITKRIAEAGRPLGILVHDHVIVGREGHVSLRAKGLI; encoded by the coding sequence ATGTCTCAAGGCGATTTTTTGCAGGACGAGCCGGTGTCGCCACCGGGGAAACCAGGCGCTGCGGGCCACCGTGCGCGGCTGCGCGAACGCCTGCTGGGCGGCGGGGCGGAAGCGCTGGCCGACTACGAAGTGCTCGAATACCTGCTGTTCGGCGCGCTGGCGCGAGGCGACACCAAGCCGCTGGCAAAGGCACTGCTGGCGCGTTTCGGCACGCTGGCCGGGGTGCTGAATGCGGAAGCCTCGGCGCTGAAGCAGGTGAAGGGCATCAGCGATGCCAGCGTGGGCCAGATCAAGATCGCCGCGCTGGTCGCCCGTCGCATGGCGCGCAGCGAGGTGCAGGACAAGCCGGTGCTGGGCAGCTGGCAATCGCTGCTGGACTACCTCGCCATCGACATGGCGCATCTCAATGTCGAACGCGTCCGCGTACTCTATCTCAATTCACGCAACCGGCTGCTGGTGGACCACCACTTCGGCGAAGGGACGATCGACGAGGCCGCCATCCACCCGCGCGAGGTGATCCACCGGGCTATGGACCTTGGCGCATCGGCGCTGATCCTGGTGCACAACCACCCCAGCGGCAATCCCGAGCCCAGCCGCGCCGACATCGACATCACCAAGCGCATTGCCGAGGCCGGCAGGCCGCTGGGCATCCTCGTCCACGACCACGTGATCGTGGGCCGCGAAGGGCACGTTTCGTTGCGGGCGAAGGGTCTGATCTAG
- a CDS encoding intermembrane phospholipid transport protein YdbH family protein produces the protein MAQEAGEAIEQRPRGRKRRIARNAFRVVIALMAVAVLLVWFEREQIANDFIAREFDARNVRASYRVDTIGPGPQVLSDIVIGDPERPDLTVERMEVFVTPRLGLPDITELRLTRPRLYGTYRDGELSFGDLDPFIFTGSEEPFEFPSLTLVIDDGRGLMQTDMGDIGLKVSGAGHMRGGFAGELAAVAPSLALGSCGAQDVTLYGEIGINAERPELHGPLRFASLSCENGLEIGRSGIALDVQAERSLVEFDGEIDFVTRAVSVADLQGALRGTGRFAWHAEELTVSYDLAASDAATPYADFGELALAGRVRALDGFAQVEVEGDVAGEELRMGPQLDGAIASAAEASRDTLLGPLLDKLGLNLASELRGSRLEANFTARQLDGRTSLVVPEARLRGGSGETLLSLSRVQLTDESDGLPRFTGNVATGGNGLPQITGRMEQAGNGALQLRMAMREYAAGTSRLALPELTLVQGRGGQLAIDGRAMASGLLPGGSVENLLLPIDAVLAANGSFAMWRGCREVSFDRLALANLSLSRQSLALCPQSGEPILRYGADGLQFAAGTEALQLAGELADTPIAIRSGPVAIAWPGALAARDVAVVLGAADNAQRFVIADLRADVSAEAIAGQFFGTDVFLASVPLDLLGAAGNWTYADERFSISQASFVLEDRERIHRFEPMRARGATLSLFDNRITADALLRHPASDTVLSRVEIVHDLSTSTGHANLFVDGVTFGQNLQVVPPASHCLASPGARRIPQSGLTCLALGVVSDVSGTVSGSGRIDWNAEEVTSSGRFSSDSLDLAAAFGPVKGASGTLVFTDLLGLTTAPNQRVSVASINPGIEVFEGEVAFQLVDGEMLALEGATWPFMGGRLTMQPVNLRFGAPEVRRYVMQIEGLEAGLFVERMEMSNVAATGTFDGTIPIVFDEDGNGQLEGGFLLSRPPGGHVSYVGQLTYEDVGFMANFAFEALRDLRYDTMEVQMNGPLTGELVTQVRFEGVEQGETARRNFITRAIADLPIELRLNIRAPFYKLMTSLRSLYDPATVRDPRDLGLLTTDGVRLREAIDQQTVDENEAAEEAEAERLLQEALNPDESDIQPEESETSP, from the coding sequence ATGGCGCAGGAAGCCGGAGAGGCCATCGAGCAACGCCCAAGGGGTCGCAAGCGCCGCATTGCGCGCAACGCCTTTCGCGTGGTTATCGCCCTGATGGCGGTAGCGGTCCTGCTCGTCTGGTTCGAGCGCGAGCAGATCGCCAACGACTTCATTGCCCGCGAATTCGACGCCCGCAACGTGCGTGCCAGCTATCGCGTCGACACCATCGGGCCGGGGCCACAGGTGCTGTCCGACATCGTCATCGGTGATCCCGAACGGCCGGACCTGACGGTGGAGCGGATGGAGGTGTTCGTCACCCCGCGCCTGGGCCTGCCCGACATCACCGAGCTGCGGCTGACCAGGCCGCGCCTCTACGGCACCTACCGCGATGGCGAGCTGAGTTTCGGCGACCTCGATCCCTTTATCTTCACCGGCAGCGAAGAGCCGTTCGAATTCCCTTCGCTCACGCTCGTCATCGACGATGGCCGGGGGCTGATGCAGACCGATATGGGCGACATCGGCCTGAAGGTGAGCGGGGCCGGGCACATGCGCGGCGGCTTTGCCGGGGAACTGGCTGCCGTGGCTCCCTCGCTGGCGCTGGGCAGCTGCGGGGCGCAAGACGTCACGCTCTACGGCGAAATCGGCATCAATGCCGAACGCCCGGAATTGCACGGTCCGCTCCGCTTCGCCTCGCTTTCCTGCGAGAACGGCCTCGAAATCGGCCGGTCGGGCATCGCGCTCGACGTGCAGGCCGAACGCAGCCTCGTCGAATTCGACGGCGAGATCGATTTCGTCACGCGTGCGGTCTCGGTGGCGGACCTGCAAGGGGCGTTGCGCGGTACCGGGCGGTTCGCCTGGCATGCCGAGGAACTGACCGTCAGTTACGATCTCGCTGCCAGCGATGCGGCGACGCCCTATGCCGATTTCGGCGAACTGGCGCTGGCCGGGCGCGTGCGGGCGCTGGACGGATTCGCCCAAGTCGAGGTCGAGGGTGACGTCGCGGGCGAAGAACTGCGCATGGGGCCGCAGCTCGATGGCGCGATTGCCAGCGCCGCCGAGGCCAGCCGCGACACCCTGCTCGGGCCCTTGCTCGACAAGCTGGGCCTGAATCTTGCGAGCGAATTGCGCGGCAGCCGGCTGGAGGCGAACTTCACTGCTCGCCAGCTGGACGGCCGCACCAGCCTGGTCGTGCCCGAGGCACGACTGCGCGGTGGCAGCGGGGAGACCTTGCTCTCGCTGTCGCGCGTGCAACTGACCGACGAGAGCGATGGCTTGCCGCGTTTCACCGGCAACGTGGCAACGGGCGGCAACGGCCTGCCGCAGATTACCGGGCGGATGGAGCAGGCAGGCAACGGCGCGCTGCAACTGCGCATGGCGATGCGCGAATATGCTGCCGGCACCTCGCGCCTGGCCTTGCCCGAGCTGACACTGGTGCAGGGCAGGGGCGGGCAGCTGGCCATCGACGGTCGCGCCATGGCGAGCGGCTTGCTGCCGGGCGGTTCGGTCGAGAACCTCTTGCTGCCGATCGACGCCGTGCTGGCCGCCAATGGTAGCTTCGCCATGTGGCGCGGGTGCCGCGAAGTGAGCTTTGACCGGCTGGCGCTCGCCAACCTATCGCTTTCGCGCCAGTCGCTGGCGCTGTGCCCGCAAAGCGGCGAACCGATCCTGCGATATGGTGCGGATGGCCTGCAATTCGCGGCCGGGACCGAGGCCCTGCAGTTGGCAGGTGAACTTGCCGATACACCGATCGCGATTCGCTCCGGCCCGGTCGCGATCGCCTGGCCCGGCGCGCTGGCGGCACGCGACGTTGCCGTGGTGCTTGGTGCTGCCGACAATGCCCAGCGCTTCGTTATCGCGGACCTGCGGGCGGACGTGTCGGCGGAAGCAATCGCCGGCCAGTTCTTCGGTACCGACGTGTTCCTCGCCTCCGTGCCGCTCGACCTGCTGGGCGCAGCGGGCAACTGGACCTATGCGGACGAGCGTTTCAGCATCAGCCAGGCGAGCTTCGTGCTGGAAGACCGCGAGCGGATCCACCGATTCGAACCCATGCGGGCACGCGGAGCGACGCTCTCGCTGTTCGACAACCGCATCACCGCCGATGCCCTGCTGCGGCATCCGGCATCGGACACGGTGCTCAGCCGGGTGGAGATCGTCCATGATCTTTCCACCAGCACCGGCCATGCCAACCTGTTTGTCGACGGCGTCACCTTCGGGCAGAACCTGCAGGTTGTACCGCCCGCCTCGCACTGTCTGGCCAGCCCCGGCGCGCGGCGCATTCCGCAAAGCGGGCTGACCTGCCTCGCGCTGGGCGTGGTCAGCGACGTGTCCGGCACTGTCAGCGGTAGCGGCCGGATCGACTGGAATGCCGAAGAAGTGACCAGCAGCGGCCGCTTCAGCAGCGATTCGCTGGATCTTGCCGCCGCCTTCGGGCCGGTGAAGGGCGCCAGCGGTACGCTGGTCTTTACCGACCTGCTGGGCCTCACCACCGCGCCGAACCAGCGCGTCTCCGTGGCTTCCATCAATCCGGGCATCGAGGTGTTCGAGGGCGAAGTTGCCTTCCAGCTGGTGGACGGCGAGATGCTGGCGCTCGAAGGGGCGACCTGGCCCTTCATGGGCGGCCGACTGACGATGCAGCCGGTGAATCTGCGCTTCGGCGCGCCCGAGGTGCGGCGCTACGTCATGCAAATCGAGGGGCTGGAGGCCGGCCTGTTCGTCGAGCGGATGGAAATGTCCAACGTGGCGGCCACCGGCACATTCGACGGCACCATTCCGATCGTTTTCGACGAGGACGGCAACGGCCAGCTCGAAGGCGGCTTCCTACTCTCGCGCCCGCCGGGCGGACATGTCTCCTACGTCGGCCAGCTGACCTACGAGGACGTGGGCTTCATGGCCAACTTCGCCTTCGAAGCGCTGCGCGACCTACGCTACGACACCATGGAAGTGCAGATGAACGGTCCGCTGACCGGCGAACTGGTGACGCAGGTGCGCTTCGAGGGCGTGGAGCAGGGTGAGACCGCCCGGCGCAATTTCATCACCCGCGCGATTGCCGACCTGCCGATCGAGCTGCGGCTCAACATCCGGGCACCGTTCTACAAGCTGATGACCTCGCTGCGCTCGCTCTACGATCCGGCCACCGTGCGCGACCCGCGCGACCTTGGCCTGCTGACGACTGATGGTGTGCGCCTCCGCGAGGCCATCGACCAGCAGACTGTCGACGAGAACGAAGCTGCGGAAGAGGCGGAGGCGGAGCGCCTCCTGCAGGAAGCTTTGAACCCCGATGAATCCGATATTCAGCCTGAGGAAAGCGAGACGTCCCCATGA
- a CDS encoding YnbE family lipoprotein, whose protein sequence is MMAVLGAIPLAGCITLEAPDEPIVIELNINITQEVIYRLADDARENIEENPDIF, encoded by the coding sequence ATGATGGCGGTGTTGGGAGCGATCCCGCTTGCCGGGTGCATCACGCTGGAAGCGCCCGACGAGCCGATCGTGATCGAGCTCAACATCAACATCACGCAGGAAGTGATTTACCGGCTGGCGGACGACGCCCGCGAGAATATCGAGGAAAATCCCGACATCTTCTGA
- a CDS encoding YdbL family protein — protein MHKRNLMTIVGAAVALAMLATPAQAQRDPAYQAARDNGQIGEKMDGYLGIVGAETPALRAMVEDLNIRRRANYAERAQANNATLVEYAFTQGCILIARTAPGEMYQAPDGSWQQRGDGPPQRDPRCP, from the coding sequence ATGCACAAGCGCAACCTCATGACGATTGTCGGCGCGGCCGTGGCGCTGGCCATGCTCGCCACGCCCGCCCAGGCGCAGCGCGACCCGGCCTACCAGGCCGCGCGCGACAACGGCCAGATCGGCGAGAAAATGGACGGCTACCTCGGTATCGTCGGGGCCGAGACCCCGGCGCTGCGGGCGATGGTAGAAGATCTCAATATTCGCCGCCGCGCCAATTACGCGGAGCGTGCCCAGGCCAACAACGCCACGCTGGTGGAATATGCCTTTACCCAGGGCTGCATCCTGATCGCCCGCACCGCGCCGGGCGAAATGTACCAGGCCCCCGACGGATCGTGGCAGCAGCGCGGCGACGGACCGCCCCAGCGCGACCCGCGTTGTCCCTGA